The proteins below are encoded in one region of Catenulispora sp. GP43:
- a CDS encoding DNA translocase FtsK 4TM domain-containing protein, whose product MATRTPSKNSKATAATSASKSGSKTSARSAGSGSSGSRGAAGGAAAKKGRGKAAASGTASSTAPASKNAQNPRARSARNAGPLEKGIGRLATGSRRGAGRASQGAKSLHPDHRRDGVGFALIGLGIVMAAALWHGFPGAVPQAIVAIVAGGFGRVGAFTPLLVFGLAVRVIRRPEEAADTNRMSIGWGAFTVAAVGLIHIAGHMPHPSDGATAMRDAGGWIGYAISAPLVSTVSSFVAVPLLVLLLLFGVLVITATPVYRIPERIRAGRGHAGGFLHWMIFGDREDPDALAAEEDDPYGILPEDDPSDNEVRNQRLQQTVAAENEPTIFIPMLDEAGDATPDAVPAEDDGAQVTIPVARTRKSGGKKAAASAPAAGASPKDAVQAAMELYAANADPNAEYKLPPPDMLRVGAPPKTRSKVNDAVVAALVEVFKQFNVDAKVVGFTRGPTVTRYEVELGPAVKVERITALSKNIAYAVASADVRILSPIPGKSAIGIEIPNTDRENVSLGDVLRSVEATGEAHPMIVGLGKDVEGRHIVANLTRMPHMLVAGATGAGKSTCINTLIVSVLLRATPDQVRLILVDPKRVELTSYEGIPHLITPIITNPKKAAEALQWVVREMDLRYDDLAESGFRHVDDFNAAVKAGKLKPLPGSERVYQPYPYLLVIVDELADLMMVAPRDVEDSIVRITQLARAAGIHLVLATQRPSVDVVTGLIKANVPSRLAFATSSLADSRVILDQPGAEKLVGQGDALFLPMGASKAQRLQGAYVSETEISAVVNFCKDQLTPLYREDVTGQAASKKVAEEEIGDDLDLLLQAAELVVSTQFGSTSMLQRKLRVGFAKAGRLMDLLETRNVVGPSEGAKARDVLVRPDDLEGLLDSIRAEAGAG is encoded by the coding sequence ATGGCCACCCGTACGCCCTCCAAGAACAGCAAGGCAACGGCAGCCACATCCGCGTCGAAATCCGGCTCGAAGACCTCCGCGAGGTCGGCCGGATCTGGGTCTTCTGGATCCAGGGGAGCGGCCGGGGGCGCCGCTGCGAAGAAGGGGCGCGGCAAGGCTGCCGCGTCCGGCACCGCGTCCTCGACCGCGCCTGCGTCGAAGAACGCCCAGAATCCGCGGGCGCGCTCCGCCCGCAACGCCGGGCCGCTGGAGAAGGGCATCGGCCGGCTGGCCACCGGCTCGCGCCGGGGCGCCGGCCGGGCCTCGCAGGGCGCCAAGTCGCTGCACCCGGACCACCGCCGCGACGGTGTCGGCTTCGCGCTGATCGGCCTGGGGATAGTGATGGCCGCGGCGCTGTGGCACGGGTTCCCCGGCGCGGTGCCGCAGGCCATCGTCGCGATCGTGGCCGGCGGCTTCGGCCGGGTCGGCGCGTTCACGCCGCTGCTGGTCTTCGGGCTGGCGGTGCGGGTGATCCGGCGGCCGGAGGAGGCCGCCGACACCAACCGGATGTCCATCGGCTGGGGGGCCTTCACCGTCGCCGCGGTCGGCCTGATCCACATCGCCGGCCACATGCCGCACCCCTCGGACGGGGCCACTGCGATGCGCGACGCCGGCGGCTGGATCGGCTACGCGATCTCCGCGCCGCTGGTCTCGACGGTGTCCTCGTTCGTCGCCGTGCCGCTGCTGGTCCTGCTGCTGCTGTTCGGCGTGCTGGTCATCACCGCGACGCCGGTGTACCGGATCCCGGAGCGGATCCGGGCCGGACGCGGGCACGCCGGCGGGTTCCTGCACTGGATGATCTTCGGCGACCGCGAGGACCCGGACGCGCTGGCCGCGGAGGAGGACGACCCGTACGGGATCCTGCCCGAGGACGACCCCTCGGACAACGAGGTGCGCAACCAGAGGCTGCAGCAGACCGTCGCCGCCGAGAACGAGCCGACGATCTTCATCCCGATGCTGGACGAGGCCGGGGACGCCACGCCGGACGCGGTGCCCGCCGAGGACGACGGCGCCCAGGTGACGATCCCGGTCGCCCGCACCCGCAAGTCCGGCGGCAAGAAGGCCGCGGCCTCGGCTCCGGCGGCCGGGGCCTCGCCGAAGGACGCGGTCCAGGCGGCGATGGAGCTCTACGCGGCCAACGCCGACCCGAACGCCGAATACAAGCTCCCGCCGCCGGACATGCTGCGGGTCGGGGCGCCGCCGAAGACCCGCTCCAAGGTCAACGACGCCGTGGTGGCCGCGCTGGTCGAGGTGTTCAAGCAGTTCAACGTGGACGCCAAGGTCGTCGGCTTCACCCGCGGCCCGACGGTCACCCGGTACGAGGTCGAGCTGGGCCCGGCGGTCAAGGTGGAGCGCATCACCGCGCTGTCGAAGAACATCGCGTACGCGGTGGCCTCGGCGGACGTCCGGATCCTGTCGCCGATCCCCGGCAAGTCCGCGATCGGCATCGAGATCCCGAACACCGACCGGGAGAACGTGTCGCTGGGCGACGTGCTGCGCTCGGTGGAGGCCACCGGCGAAGCGCACCCGATGATAGTGGGACTGGGCAAGGACGTCGAAGGCCGGCACATCGTGGCCAACCTGACGCGCATGCCGCACATGCTGGTGGCCGGCGCGACCGGCGCCGGCAAGTCCACCTGCATCAACACCCTGATCGTCTCGGTGCTGCTGCGCGCCACCCCGGACCAGGTGCGGCTGATCCTGGTGGACCCCAAGCGGGTCGAGCTGACCAGCTACGAGGGCATCCCGCACCTGATCACGCCGATCATCACCAACCCCAAGAAGGCCGCCGAGGCGCTGCAGTGGGTGGTCCGGGAGATGGACCTGCGCTACGACGACCTGGCCGAGTCCGGCTTCCGGCACGTCGACGACTTCAACGCCGCGGTGAAGGCCGGCAAGCTCAAGCCGCTGCCGGGCTCGGAGCGGGTGTACCAGCCCTACCCGTACCTGCTGGTGATCGTCGACGAGCTCGCCGACCTGATGATGGTGGCCCCGCGCGACGTCGAGGACTCCATCGTCCGCATCACCCAGCTGGCCCGGGCCGCCGGCATCCACCTGGTGCTGGCCACCCAGCGCCCGTCGGTGGACGTGGTGACCGGCCTGATCAAGGCGAACGTGCCCTCGCGGCTGGCCTTCGCCACCTCCTCGCTGGCCGACTCCCGGGTCATCCTGGACCAGCCGGGCGCGGAGAAGCTGGTCGGCCAGGGCGACGCGCTGTTCCTGCCGATGGGCGCCTCCAAGGCCCAGCGGCTGCAGGGCGCGTACGTGTCGGAGACCGAGATCTCGGCGGTCGTGAATTTCTGCAAGGACCAGCTGACCCCGCTCTACCGCGAGGACGTCACCGGCCAGGCGGCGTCGAAGAAGGTGGCCGAGGAGGAGATCGGCGACGACCTGGACCTGCTGCTGCAGGCCGCGGAGCTGGTGGTGTCCACGCAGTTCGGGTCGACCTCGATGCTGCAGCGCAAGCTGCGGGTCGGGTTCGCCAAGGCCGGGCGGCTGATGGACCTGCTGGAGACCCGGAACGTGGTCGGGCCCTCGGAGGGGGCCAAGGCGCGGGACGTGCTGGTGCGGCCGGACGATCTGGAAGGCCTGCTGGACTCGATCCGGGCCGAGGCCGGGGCGGGATAG